A region from the Benincasa hispida cultivar B227 chromosome 10, ASM972705v1, whole genome shotgun sequence genome encodes:
- the LOC120087681 gene encoding uncharacterized protein LOC120087681 — protein MNCSFQGRHPPAPLATLVANRYYVLCASENSYWLNDSGCNTHVTSDLSQLASASEDFEDDNVVAGQIFGQNTLLRTGRYYVSFIDDHSKIYLRGICQPLFGSFSSKNQDWKYHRLIEEYLSIKPSILEMFCSIMDQIQFHGEIKKTVSRSSTKAEYRA, from the exons ATGAATTGTAGTTTTCAAGGAAGACATCCTCCAGCACCATTAGCTACTCTTGTTGCTAATCGTTACTATGTTCTTTGTGCCTCTGAAAATTCTTATTGGCTCAATGATTCAGGTTGTAACACTCATGTTACCTCTGATCTATCTCAACTGGCCTCTGCCTCTGAAGACTTTGAAGATGACAATGTTGTTGCAG GACAAATCTTCGGGCAAAATACTCTTCTAAGGACCGGCCGTTATTATGTTTCATTTATTGATGACCATTCCAAAATATACTTG AGGGGAATTTGTCAACCACTCTTTGGGAGCTTTTCTTCAAAAAATCAG GACTGGAAATATCACAGATTGATAGAGGAATATTTGTCCATCAAGCCAAGTATACTAGAGATGTTTTGCAGCATTATG GatcaaattcaatttcatgGGGAGATAAAAAAAACAGTATCTCGGAGCTCTACCAAAGCCGAATATCGAGCTTGA